One Candidatus Kinetoplastibacterium oncopeltii TCC290E genomic region harbors:
- the asd gene encoding aspartate-semialdehyde dehydrogenase: MVQAVGLVGWRGMVGSVLMKRMRDEGDFSFIEPVFFSSSNAGADAPEWADGAGKLKDSYDIKELKKLPIIVTAQGGDYTTQVHGKLRKDGWTGIWIDAASTLRMNDDAIIILDPVNRSVIDSALQKGIKDFIGGNCTVSCMLMGLAGLFNSNLIEWATSMTYQAASGGGAQHMRELLNQFGFINKSVSDLLDDPASAILEIDRKVLCLQNSSNLPQKNFGVPLAGSLIPWIDKDLGNGISREEWKAGAETNKILGHGTSNSINIDGLCVRIGAMRCHSQALTLKLKKDISLEEIEDIINAGTKWAKVIPNNKEETISKLTPIAVTGTLDIPVGRLRKLSMGPKYLSAFTVGDQLLWGAAEPLRRMLRIVLGEF; this comes from the coding sequence ATGGTTCAAGCAGTCGGTTTAGTAGGATGGCGTGGGATGGTAGGTTCTGTTCTTATGAAAAGAATGAGAGATGAGGGGGATTTTTCTTTCATAGAACCAGTTTTTTTTTCTAGTAGTAATGCTGGTGCTGATGCTCCAGAATGGGCTGATGGGGCAGGAAAATTAAAAGATTCTTACGATATTAAAGAATTAAAAAAATTACCAATTATTGTTACCGCCCAAGGTGGTGATTATACAACACAAGTACATGGTAAACTCAGAAAAGATGGTTGGACAGGCATATGGATAGATGCTGCCAGTACCCTCAGAATGAATGATGATGCCATTATTATTCTTGATCCAGTTAATCGTTCAGTTATAGATTCTGCTCTACAAAAAGGTATTAAAGATTTTATAGGTGGAAATTGTACTGTAAGTTGTATGTTGATGGGTTTAGCTGGGCTATTCAATAGTAATCTTATCGAATGGGCTACCTCAATGACTTATCAAGCAGCTTCTGGTGGTGGTGCTCAACACATGCGTGAACTGCTAAATCAGTTTGGATTTATAAACAAATCAGTGTCTGATTTATTGGATGATCCAGCTTCAGCAATTCTTGAGATTGATAGGAAAGTTTTATGTCTTCAGAATAGTAGCAATTTGCCTCAAAAGAATTTTGGAGTTCCATTAGCTGGAAGCTTAATACCATGGATAGACAAAGATCTTGGTAATGGTATATCTAGAGAAGAGTGGAAAGCTGGAGCTGAAACCAATAAAATTCTTGGTCACGGAACATCTAATTCTATAAATATAGATGGCTTATGTGTTCGTATAGGTGCTATGCGATGTCACAGTCAAGCACTTACCTTAAAACTTAAAAAAGATATCTCATTAGAAGAAATAGAAGATATTATAAATGCAGGCACAAAATGGGCGAAGGTAATTCCTAACAATAAAGAAGAAACCATATCGAAATTAACTCCAATTGCAGTAACTGGGACTTTAGATATTCCAGTAGGTCGTCTACGTAAGTTGTCTATGGGTCCAAAATATCTAAGTGCTTTTACAGTTGGAGACCAGTTGTTATGGGGAGCTGCTGAACCTCTACGACGTATGTTGCGTATAGTTTTAGGAGAATTCTAG
- the truA gene encoding tRNA pseudouridine(38-40) synthase TruA produces the protein MYRIAMGISYNGSGFCGWQTQSNSCSIQDIIENALYNFSGSKKTRVVCAGRTDAGVHAVNQVIHFDTNLNREIESWIRGVNSFLPKSISVTWAQLVDKNFHARFSAISRTYSYIIYCSKVRSAIYNELVGWNFYILDIELMKSAVNLLVGKHDFSSFRSSQCQSKTPIRTIYSANIQKHGPFIIFTIIANAFLHHMIRNIVGSLICIGRSNKDPIWIKELLLAKDRTKGGATFSPNGLYLMDVEYPSNFCINKKKFDNQFFLHF, from the coding sequence ATGTATAGAATTGCTATGGGCATTTCTTACAATGGTTCTGGTTTCTGTGGATGGCAAACTCAATCTAATTCTTGCTCAATACAAGATATTATAGAAAATGCTTTGTATAATTTCTCTGGATCCAAGAAAACTAGAGTAGTTTGTGCTGGGCGTACTGATGCAGGAGTGCATGCTGTTAATCAGGTAATACATTTTGATACAAATCTAAACAGAGAAATTGAATCTTGGATCAGAGGAGTCAATTCTTTTTTACCTAAGTCTATTTCTGTAACATGGGCTCAATTGGTAGATAAAAATTTTCATGCCCGTTTTAGCGCAATATCTAGAACTTATTCTTATATTATATATTGTTCAAAAGTACGTTCTGCCATTTATAATGAATTAGTTGGATGGAATTTTTATATTTTAGATATTGAATTGATGAAAAGTGCTGTTAATTTATTGGTAGGAAAACATGACTTTAGCAGTTTTAGATCATCACAATGTCAATCAAAAACTCCTATTAGGACTATTTATAGTGCTAATATCCAAAAACATGGACCATTCATAATTTTTACTATAATTGCCAATGCTTTTCTTCACCATATGATTCGTAATATAGTTGGTTCATTAATTTGTATTGGGCGGAGTAATAAAGATCCTATTTGGATTAAAGAATTATTGTTAGCTAAAGATAGAACAAAAGGGGGGGCTACCTTCTCTCCTAATGGCTTATATTTAATGGATGTTGAATACCCATCTAATTTTTGCATAAATAAAAAAAAATTTGATAATCAATTTTTTTTGCATTTTTAA
- a CDS encoding phosphoribosylanthranilate isomerase, with the protein MINDRVRIKICGFTREEDIISAVNSGIDALGMVFYEKSKRFISLDRAIALKKEIPPFVDLVALFVDASTDRVKEIQDAIYPDYLQFHGDESPELCDSFKQKYLKTFRVGSPKLHSSNILLDECLKYINADGWLFDSYSCSYGGSGKTFNHDILKPICSKLMHKRPIILSGGLTINNIVDSINYLHPWAVDISSGVEIEPGVKSSTKIQEIINAVNKCVTNSSVK; encoded by the coding sequence ATGATTAATGATAGAGTTAGAATAAAAATCTGTGGATTCACCAGAGAAGAAGATATTATTTCTGCTGTAAACTCAGGAATAGATGCTTTAGGTATGGTTTTTTATGAAAAAAGTAAACGTTTCATTTCGCTAGATAGGGCAATTGCATTAAAAAAAGAAATACCGCCATTTGTGGATTTGGTTGCTTTATTTGTTGATGCATCAACAGATAGGGTTAAAGAGATTCAAGATGCTATTTATCCTGATTATCTGCAGTTTCACGGTGATGAGTCTCCAGAATTATGCGATAGTTTTAAACAAAAATATCTCAAAACCTTCCGTGTTGGTTCTCCTAAACTACACTCTAGCAATATTCTGTTAGATGAGTGCTTAAAGTATATTAATGCAGATGGATGGTTATTTGATAGCTATAGTTGTAGTTATGGTGGAAGTGGGAAGACTTTTAATCATGATATACTAAAGCCTATATGCTCCAAATTAATGCATAAAAGACCTATAATATTATCTGGTGGCTTGACTATAAATAATATCGTTGACTCTATAAACTATTTGCACCCTTGGGCTGTTGACATAAGTAGTGGAGTTGAAATAGAACCTGGTGTAAAGTCATCTACTAAAATTCAAGAAATAATAAATGCGGTGAATAAATGTGTTACTAACTCATCAGTCAAATGA
- the thrS gene encoding threonine--tRNA ligase — protein sequence MIIITFPDGVQLSYKDQVTVSQLIRDINCNPEEIIAAQVDMDGKQLGIVNTKFSIKSNAQVRLIKKSDSDWLTIIRHSTAHLLAYAIKELFKDAQIAIGPVIENGFYYDISCKKSFSEDDLDMIEKRMMDISLRNEDIIREEWDRNYAIDFFKDRGEFYKIELISKIPTDEKISIYREGVFVDLCKGPHVPSTGYLKYFKLLKLSGAYWHGDSNNEMLQRIYGTAWVTKNDLNKYLEMLKLAENNDHRKIGKDLDLFHFQEEAPGLVFWHTNGLLIWQQVEYYMRDVYYKNGYKEVKAPQIIDVSLWKKTGHWENYRENMFTVNSENRTYALKPMNCPGHIQIFNSKLHSYKELPVRYGEFGNCHRNESSGSLHGLMRLRGFTQDDGHIFCTENQIHEECTLFTKLLQKVYMDFGFNDITYSVATRPKKRIGSNLIWDKAESALMESLNNIGCNFSINKEEGAFYGPKIEYTLKDAIGRSWQCGTIQVDFSMPNLLDAEYVDSDDCRQNPVMIHRAILGSMERFIGILIEHYSGAMPLWLAPVQVVICCISEQSIEYAKSIYSILLSKEFRVEIDLRNEKIGRKIREHSIKKIPYIIVVGENEKNNVNISVRCHGSLNLGLMSLEDFIIRLHSDISMKRVVAS from the coding sequence ATGATAATAATTACCTTTCCAGATGGTGTTCAGCTTAGTTATAAGGATCAGGTTACAGTTTCACAATTAATTAGAGATATTAATTGTAATCCTGAAGAAATAATTGCTGCGCAAGTAGATATGGATGGTAAACAATTAGGTATAGTAAACACTAAATTCTCTATAAAAAGTAATGCTCAAGTCAGATTGATAAAAAAAAGTGATAGTGATTGGTTGACTATAATAAGACATTCAACAGCACATTTACTTGCTTATGCTATTAAAGAATTATTCAAAGATGCACAAATAGCAATAGGCCCAGTGATAGAAAATGGTTTTTACTATGACATTTCCTGTAAAAAGTCATTTAGTGAAGATGACCTTGATATGATTGAGAAGAGAATGATGGATATTTCTCTTAGAAATGAGGATATCATTAGAGAGGAGTGGGATAGAAATTATGCTATAGATTTTTTTAAAGACCGAGGTGAATTTTATAAGATTGAGCTAATATCCAAAATACCAACTGATGAAAAAATATCTATTTATAGAGAAGGTGTTTTTGTAGATTTATGTAAAGGTCCTCATGTTCCATCAACTGGATACTTAAAATATTTTAAATTATTGAAATTATCTGGTGCTTACTGGCATGGTGATAGTAATAATGAGATGTTACAAAGGATATATGGAACAGCATGGGTAACTAAGAATGATCTAAATAAATATTTAGAAATGTTAAAACTTGCAGAAAACAACGATCACCGTAAAATAGGAAAGGATCTTGATTTGTTTCATTTTCAAGAAGAAGCTCCTGGTTTGGTGTTTTGGCATACTAATGGTTTATTAATATGGCAACAAGTTGAATATTATATGAGGGATGTTTATTATAAGAATGGATATAAAGAGGTAAAAGCTCCTCAGATAATAGATGTGTCATTATGGAAGAAAACAGGACATTGGGAAAATTATCGTGAAAATATGTTTACTGTCAATTCTGAAAATAGAACCTATGCTTTAAAACCAATGAATTGTCCAGGTCATATACAAATATTTAACTCTAAACTACATTCTTATAAAGAGCTTCCTGTTAGGTACGGAGAATTTGGCAATTGCCATAGAAATGAATCTTCCGGTTCTTTACATGGATTAATGAGATTACGTGGGTTTACGCAAGATGATGGTCATATATTCTGTACAGAAAACCAAATACATGAAGAATGTACTTTGTTTACAAAATTGTTGCAAAAAGTATACATGGATTTTGGTTTCAACGATATTACATACAGTGTTGCAACTAGGCCTAAGAAAAGAATAGGTAGTAACTTAATTTGGGACAAAGCCGAATCTGCTTTAATGGAGAGTTTAAATAATATTGGTTGTAATTTCTCTATTAATAAAGAGGAAGGAGCTTTTTATGGACCAAAGATTGAATATACTCTTAAAGATGCTATTGGTAGGAGTTGGCAATGTGGAACTATACAAGTTGATTTTTCAATGCCTAATCTATTAGATGCTGAATATGTTGATAGTGATGACTGCCGCCAAAATCCAGTCATGATTCATAGAGCTATACTAGGATCTATGGAGCGCTTTATAGGTATTTTAATTGAGCACTATTCTGGAGCAATGCCATTATGGCTAGCTCCAGTTCAGGTAGTTATATGTTGCATATCAGAACAATCTATCGAATATGCAAAATCAATTTATTCAATTTTATTGAGCAAAGAATTTAGAGTTGAGATTGATTTGCGTAATGAAAAAATCGGACGTAAAATTCGTGAACATAGTATAAAAAAGATACCTTATATTATTGTTGTTGGTGAAAATGAGAAAAATAATGTTAACATTTCAGTTCGATGTCATGGTTCTTTGAATCTTGGGCTTATGAGCTTGGAAGATTTTATAATTCGTTTGCATTCAGATATATCCATGAAGCGCGTAGTAGCTTCTTAG
- the infC gene encoding translation initiation factor IF-3: MVTEKTNRINGEIRIPEVRLIGINGEQLGIVKISEALRLSEQHQVDLVEIAPNAIPAVCRLMDYGKFRYKEQKRQAEAKAKQKVIQVKEVKFRPSTDDGDYHVKLKNLRRFLEEGDKAKVTLRFRGREMAHQELGMRVLERIRKDLSDSVVVESMPKLEGRQMVMMLAPNKKTMPNKD; encoded by the coding sequence ATCGTCACCGAAAAAACTAATCGCATCAATGGTGAAATCCGTATCCCCGAGGTGCGTCTTATAGGAATAAATGGGGAGCAATTAGGGATTGTAAAGATTTCTGAGGCTTTAAGACTTTCTGAACAGCATCAGGTGGATTTGGTTGAAATCGCCCCTAATGCTATACCTGCAGTTTGCCGATTGATGGATTACGGTAAATTTAGATATAAAGAACAGAAACGTCAAGCTGAGGCAAAAGCTAAACAAAAAGTAATTCAGGTAAAAGAAGTAAAATTTAGGCCTTCTACTGATGATGGTGATTATCATGTCAAGCTTAAAAATTTGCGACGTTTTTTGGAGGAAGGGGATAAAGCTAAGGTAACATTGCGTTTCAGAGGCCGCGAGATGGCTCATCAAGAATTAGGCATGCGCGTATTAGAGAGAATTCGCAAAGATTTATCAGATTCTGTTGTAGTAGAGTCTATGCCAAAATTAGAAGGAAGGCAAATGGTAATGATGCTTGCTCCTAACAAAAAGACTATGCCTAATAAAGATTGA
- the gshB gene encoding glutathione synthase — protein sequence MHVLFIIDPINSLKVHKDTSVAVMRALIDRNHHISIAMQSDIFIDSDNIVKSNSKSISIAGNLSEKKWWSVNDSFFKMPLNNFDVVLMRKDPPFDLEYLYTTHLLEISEKQGVKIFNSPSAIRNHPEKLSIMEFPELIAPTVVTSNIDFLKDFCYLHKDIIVKPLDGMGGVGIFRIKEGDSNLNVILEVSTNNSKTTVMAQKYISDISNGDKRILIVGDKIIPFCLARLPLSGEHRGNLAAGGKGRAQKLSEQDINIANIVYNKLYKRGLYIIGLDVIGEYLTEINVTSPTCFVEISDQTGLDIANIFVDFLEKKAN from the coding sequence ATGCATGTTTTATTTATCATCGATCCTATAAATTCTTTGAAGGTACATAAAGATACTTCTGTTGCTGTGATGCGAGCTTTGATTGATAGAAATCATCATATCAGCATTGCAATGCAGAGTGATATCTTTATTGATTCTGATAATATAGTTAAGTCAAATAGTAAGTCAATATCTATTGCTGGAAATTTAAGTGAAAAGAAATGGTGGTCTGTTAATGATAGCTTTTTTAAAATGCCGTTGAATAATTTTGATGTGGTATTGATGCGTAAAGATCCACCTTTTGATTTAGAATATCTCTATACAACTCATTTATTAGAAATTTCAGAAAAACAAGGTGTGAAGATTTTTAATAGTCCTAGCGCAATACGTAATCATCCTGAAAAATTATCTATAATGGAATTTCCGGAATTAATAGCACCCACAGTAGTTACTAGTAATATAGATTTTTTGAAAGATTTTTGTTATTTACATAAAGATATTATAGTTAAGCCACTTGATGGAATGGGTGGAGTTGGTATTTTTAGGATAAAAGAAGGCGATTCAAATTTAAATGTTATCTTAGAGGTTTCTACAAATAACAGTAAAACTACTGTTATGGCTCAAAAGTATATATCTGATATATCTAACGGAGACAAGAGGATACTAATTGTCGGTGATAAAATAATTCCATTCTGTTTAGCCAGATTGCCTTTGTCTGGTGAACACAGAGGCAATCTGGCTGCTGGAGGAAAGGGTAGAGCTCAAAAATTATCTGAACAAGATATTAATATAGCTAATATAGTTTACAATAAGTTATATAAGCGTGGTCTTTATATAATTGGCTTAGATGTAATAGGTGAATACTTAACTGAAATAAACGTAACCAGTCCTACTTGTTTTGTAGAGATTTCAGATCAAACCGGTCTTGATATTGCAAATATCTTCGTAGATTTTTTAGAGAAAAAAGCAAATTAG
- a CDS encoding HPr family phosphocarrier protein: MLAKNVTVNNEYGLNATESIKLTNIASSFQSDIFISSNSRRVNAKSIMGVMMLAACNGSNIKIETIGIDSEEAMEAIVDFFSTNAKLS, from the coding sequence ATGTTAGCCAAAAATGTTACTGTCAATAATGAATATGGTTTAAATGCGACTGAGTCTATTAAATTGACCAATATTGCTAGTAGTTTTCAAAGTGATATTTTTATTTCTAGCAACTCTCGCAGAGTAAATGCAAAAAGCATAATGGGTGTTATGATGCTGGCTGCTTGCAATGGCTCAAATATTAAAATAGAGACTATTGGAATAGACTCAGAAGAAGCAATGGAGGCTATTGTTGATTTTTTTTCAACAAATGCTAAATTGAGCTAA
- the dut gene encoding dUTP diphosphatase has product MSKISIEIKILDDRIIKLWGTPTYQTDLAAAIDLYACIDNTIKIKPGNPAQLLSSGISIHMNDKNMMAMILPRSGLGHKKGLVLGNTAGVIDADYSGTILMSVWNRNTVESNIDIEIVPGERIAQMIFLPIIRPSFKIVENFSSQNPRGERGFGSTNA; this is encoded by the coding sequence ATGTCCAAAATTTCAATAGAAATAAAAATATTAGATGATCGCATAATAAAATTATGGGGAACTCCAACCTATCAAACAGATCTTGCTGCTGCCATAGATCTCTACGCATGTATAGATAATACAATAAAAATAAAACCAGGAAATCCTGCTCAACTATTATCATCTGGAATATCTATACATATGAATGATAAAAATATGATGGCAATGATACTACCAAGGTCTGGATTAGGACATAAGAAAGGTCTAGTGTTAGGGAATACAGCAGGAGTAATTGATGCAGATTATTCAGGCACTATATTAATGAGTGTTTGGAATAGAAACACCGTTGAATCAAACATAGATATAGAAATTGTCCCGGGAGAAAGAATAGCTCAAATGATATTCCTCCCTATAATAAGGCCAAGTTTTAAAATTGTCGAAAATTTCTCATCTCAAAATCCTAGAGGAGAAAGAGGCTTTGGATCAACAAATGCATAA
- the coaBC gene encoding bifunctional phosphopantothenoylcysteine decarboxylase/phosphopantothenate--cysteine ligase CoaBC, whose amino-acid sequence MLDLYKKHIVLGMTGSIACYKTAELTRRLISNGATVDVVMTKSAQKFITPLTMQALSGRPVFTEENEDKFYNGMTHISLGRYDLILIVPASANFIAKIANGIADDLLSSICLARKCPLFIAPAMNKEMWSNICTQRNINQLKKDSITIIGPSSGQQACGDIGIGRLSEITYIVNQIIASLQNKILKGKRILITAGPTIELIDPVRFISNRSSGKTGYSIARAANEFGGVVTMITGPTSLDIPDNIEFHKVKTAEEMYEAVMNNIHKTDIFISVAAVCDWKIKKFSNHKIKKDSNLKTIPNLSLVFNKDILAEVAKIDNGPWCVGFAAETDDLDKNARMKLLNKKVQLIVGNLANETFESDTTTLVLFDSNGSYKFPKMSKMQAARKLMLEIYNRIKIF is encoded by the coding sequence ATGCTAGATCTTTATAAAAAACATATAGTTTTAGGAATGACTGGTAGCATAGCTTGTTATAAAACAGCAGAATTAACTAGAAGATTAATAAGTAATGGGGCAACAGTAGATGTTGTGATGACAAAATCTGCACAAAAATTTATTACTCCACTTACAATGCAAGCCTTATCTGGTAGACCAGTTTTTACTGAAGAAAATGAGGATAAATTTTACAATGGTATGACTCATATAAGTCTTGGACGTTATGACTTAATATTAATAGTACCAGCAAGTGCAAATTTCATAGCAAAAATAGCTAATGGAATAGCAGATGATTTATTATCGTCAATCTGTTTAGCTAGAAAATGTCCATTATTTATAGCACCAGCGATGAATAAAGAAATGTGGAGTAATATATGCACACAAAGAAATATTAATCAATTAAAAAAAGATAGCATAACTATTATAGGACCATCTTCTGGACAGCAAGCATGTGGTGATATCGGTATTGGTAGGTTATCAGAGATTACTTATATAGTTAATCAAATAATAGCTTCATTACAGAATAAAATATTAAAAGGAAAAAGAATACTTATAACTGCCGGACCAACTATTGAACTAATTGATCCTGTTAGGTTTATTAGTAATAGATCTTCCGGTAAGACTGGTTACTCTATAGCAAGAGCAGCAAATGAATTTGGAGGAGTAGTAACAATGATCACTGGCCCAACATCATTGGATATTCCTGATAATATTGAATTCCATAAAGTAAAAACTGCTGAAGAAATGTATGAAGCTGTGATGAACAATATCCATAAGACTGACATATTTATATCTGTAGCAGCTGTATGTGATTGGAAAATAAAAAAATTTAGTAATCATAAAATTAAAAAAGATAGCAATTTAAAAACTATTCCTAACCTTTCATTAGTTTTTAATAAGGATATTCTAGCAGAAGTAGCTAAGATTGATAATGGCCCTTGGTGTGTAGGTTTTGCTGCAGAAACAGATGATTTAGATAAAAATGCTAGAATGAAACTTTTAAATAAAAAAGTACAATTGATAGTAGGTAATTTGGCTAATGAAACATTTGAGTCAGATACAACAACATTAGTGCTCTTTGACTCTAATGGATCGTATAAATTCCCTAAAATGAGTAAAATGCAAGCAGCAAGAAAGTTGATGCTTGAAATTTACAATAGAATAAAAATATTTTAA
- the lspA gene encoding signal peptidase II, with amino-acid sequence MIHNRFITNILNLNNTLYFISILSLVFLDRVTKIYYKNLLYSGSNLKVFSFLDFTLVYNYGAAFGMLSDQQSWQRYLLIFIGIIASIFMLIFLYKLDADKNTSNIRIKFATILILSGTLGNISDRIYHGYVIDFISMHYNDFYFPVFNIADIMISVGFLFFITNEFMLKSLNNYKNQ; translated from the coding sequence TTGATTCACAACAGATTTATAACTAACATTTTAAATCTTAATAATACATTATATTTTATTAGCATACTGTCATTAGTTTTCTTAGATAGAGTAACTAAGATTTATTATAAAAATCTATTGTATTCTGGCAGCAATTTAAAAGTTTTTTCGTTTTTAGATTTCACGCTTGTATACAACTATGGAGCTGCTTTTGGTATGCTATCAGATCAGCAATCCTGGCAAAGATATTTACTAATATTTATTGGGATTATTGCATCAATATTTATGTTAATATTTTTATATAAATTAGATGCTGATAAAAATACTTCAAATATTAGAATTAAATTTGCTACTATATTAATATTAAGTGGAACTCTTGGAAATATCTCTGATAGAATCTACCATGGATATGTAATAGATTTCATATCCATGCATTACAATGATTTTTACTTTCCAGTATTTAATATCGCTGATATTATGATAAGCGTAGGATTTTTGTTTTTTATTACAAATGAGTTTATGTTAAAAAGTTTAAACAATTATAAAAATCAATGA